Proteins co-encoded in one Lasioglossum baleicum chromosome 14, iyLasBale1, whole genome shotgun sequence genomic window:
- the Vps60 gene encoding vacuolar protein sorting 60, producing the protein MNRLFGRAKPKEPPPSLTDCIAGVDSRADTTEKKIAKLDAELKKYKDQMVAMREGPAKNAVKAKALRVLKQRKMYEAQVDNLRQQAFNMEQANYATQTLKDTQVTVVAMKEGVKQMQKEFKNINIDNIEDIQDDLSDMLEQADEVQEALGRSYGMPDIDEDELTAELEALGDDLALDQDTSYLDDAIKAPTAPDKEPGASSVRNKDGVLVDEFGLPQIPAS; encoded by the exons ATGAACAGGCTATTCGGACGCGCAAAGCCTAAAGAACCACCACCGAGTCTGACAGATTGTATCGCTGgg GTTGACAGCAGAGCGGACACGACGGAGAAAAAGATAGCTAAATTAGACGCGGAACTAAAGAAATATAAAGATCAAATGGTCGCGATGAGAGAAGGTCCCGCGAAGAACGCGGTGAAGGCGAAGGCGTTACGCGTTTTGAAGCAACGTAAAATGTACGAGGCACAAGTCGATAATTTACGTCAACAGGCATTCAACATGGAACAAGCGAACTATGCGACTCAAACTTTGAAAGACACGCAGGTGACCGTGGTCGCTATGAAAGAGGGTGTTAAACAGATGcagaaagaatttaaaaacattaatataGACAACATCGAG GATATTCAAGACGACCTGAGCGATATGCTGGAACAAGCAGACGAGGTACAGGAAGCATTGGGTCGCAGCTACGGAATGCCGGATATAGATGAGGACGAGCTCACCGCAGAACTCGAAGCGCTCGGAGATGATTTAGCTTTAGATCAAGACACCAGTTACTTGGATGACGCTATAAAAGCGCCTACTGCCCCCGACAAAGAACCTGGTGCCAGTTCAGTCAGGAACAAG GATGGTGTACTTGTCGATGAATTTGGCTTGCCACAGATTCCAGCCAGTTAA